A stretch of the Aspergillus puulaauensis MK2 DNA, chromosome 6, nearly complete sequence genome encodes the following:
- a CDS encoding uncharacterized protein (CAZy:GH13;~CAZy:GT5;~COG:M;~EggNog:ENOG410Q1MK;~InterPro:IPR013534,IPR017853;~PFAM:PF08323;~TransMembrane:2 (i346-365o943-967i)), translating to MNLPWSYDGYSPVDTTLLDMHHGTLEHWRRAITEIHNRDMYVILDNTLATLSNLIGFKGHLNDSAHFQTDEYEAQWVTDHRYANFKFGNEFNSSCDYPKFWNETGIPLTSGGVEDLKGCYNSDFDQHGELEAFGNFPDWQRQLTKFASVQDRLREWHKPVRDIITKHYCIQIASLDIDGFRYDKAVQATLEPLADISTAFRDCAKKHGKHNFFLPGEITSGNTFGSLYLNRGRQPNQRPHTAAAAVQLKNNSDPQYFLREDGHQAVDAVAFHYTIYRSMTRFLGMDGNLVAGFDLPTDFIEAWNQMLVTNDLLNPSTGELDPRHMYGVSNQDNFRWPAIKNGTEKYLLGLFIVTLVLPGIPLIMWGEEQEMYVFDATATNYLFGRQPLTYQTAWWTHGCWNLNTTKFFDFPNERGLYGCHDINVTYDQRNPAHPVRNIMKRMFEIREQYPVANDGIYLQTLSQVTKDVYLPGSSDTPTVTGLWSVLRSYPPGAQRETESKGNSSLWLVYHNDNKTVTYSGDCKDQKRAILAPYQPRTKLKNLFYPYDELSLQDGPGEADVQGNSENYGCVHNMTLLPWGYRAYVEADSFNEPSPTITDFLPGHDARLLASEDTGETVEIQLGYSKEMDCNSIEQSIALGSTTQTGITPSLDTASINCTKVTPQAGSHDRAGGVPTVWIWSAKLRNVHHGVHQLTVKNVSTTSGVRTNAVDKFLFRMGTLTNPLITPLANYSSSLVHKSANGSIYIQHEAAGADQFRYSTNFGRTWSNWTACTAGNTTVEVAPWTGTDTQKWKGTHVRVQYFSRLTGSSDYIQEGDYGWEDGVPRRFPHLWWNGPYNQYGYDAGLDNSMRYDTKERRWKYNFLSEWPSVAQISVWGVGPGGILDPTEVYGDVDNSSVIKKLPPSYLSSNLINITTPPRPPYLGWAISLNDANLRYQMTPVGSGWTQLVLFIFLWVLPILMGLIGAFVFKRTFYRIKLNTNGIKTKDGKRLPLWSKVKGFFAGYDGSEMAISNQHALPDKDTAGVLEQRRTVLIATMEYNIEDWKIKVKIGGLGVMAQLMSQHLGHQNLVWVVPCVGDIEYPKDTAAEPIVVTILEKPYLVSLQYHIMDNITYALLDAPVFRQQTKAEPYPARMDDLDSAIYYSAWNQCIAEIIKRFPSIHLYHINDFHGCLAPLYLLPTRTIPVCLSLHNAEFQGRWPLRTQQEKQEVCSVFNLPVKTATNYCQFGNVFNLLYTGASYLRFHQRGFGAVGVSEKYGKRSWARYPIFWSLRKVGSLPNPDPSDTGAVGDNTDMNISLPRREERINDKLQAQGWAGLKEDPNSDLLVFVGRWSKQKGVDLIADVMPEILSARPQAQFICVGPIIDLYGKLAASKFERIMAMFPGRVFSKPEFTVLPPYVFSGADFTLIPSRDEPFGLVAVEFGRKGALGIGSRIGGLGQMPGWWYTVESDATRHLLYQLETAIKSALDSAQEAREEMRMVSARQRFPVLEWIRKLEALQRSAIEIQHANNRGALAGPISDANQGGH from the exons ATGAACCTGCCTTGGTCCTATGATGGCTATTCCCCCGTTGATACAACGCTGTTGGACATGCACCATGGCACGCTGGAACATTGGAGGCGAGCCATCACCGAGATTCACAACCGTGATATGTATGTCATCCTGGATAATACACTAGCAAC CTTGAGTAACTTGATCGGTTTCAAGGGGCACCTCAATGATTCAGCACACTTTCAGACCGATGAATATGAGGCCCAGTGGGTCACAGATCATCGGTATGCCAACTTTAAATTCGGCAATGAGTTCAACAGTTCTTGCGACTACCCCAAATTTTGGAACGAGACTGGCATTCCATTGACatctggtggtgttgaagacCTGAAGGGTTGCTACAATAGTGATTTCGACCAGCatggggagctggaggcaTTTGGCAATTTCCCCGACTGGCAGCGCCAACTCACTAAGTTCGCCTCTGTGCAAGACCGGTTGCGCGAATGGCATAAGCCAGTGCGCGATATCATCACCAAGCACTATTGCATACAAATCGCTAGTCTGGATATAGATGGTTTCCGGTATGATAAAGCGGTGCAGGCAACCCTTGAGCCTCTGGCTGATATATCCACTGCCTTCCGCGACTGTGCAAAGAAACATGGCAAGCAtaacttcttcctccctgGCGAAATAACATCTGGCAATACCTTTGGCAGTCTCTACCTTAACCGTGGCCGCCAGCCAAATCAGCGTCCTCAcaccgctgccgctgctgttCAGCTAAAGAACAATTCAGACCCTCAGTACTTCCTTAGAGAAGACGGTCACCAGGCAGTAGATGCAGTTGCGTTTCACTATACCATCTATCGTTCGATGACCCGGTTTCTGGGAATGGACGGCAACCTTGTTGCCGGCTTCGACTTGCCCACGGATTTTATCGAGGCGTGGAATCAAATGCTTGTAACTAATGATCTCTTGAATCCATCCACCGGTGAACTGGATCCAAGACATATGTACGGCGTGTCAAACCAGGATAATTTCCGCTGGCCAGCTATCAAAAACGGCACTGAGAAATACCTGCTAGGTCTTTTTATTGTCACGCTGGTGCTTCCTGGCATCCCCCTCATTATGTGgggagaggagcaggagaTGTACGTTTTCGATGCCACTGCAACTAATTACTTGTTTGGTCGGCAGCCGTTGACATACCAGACCGCATGGTGGACACATGGCTGCTGGAACTTGAATACAACAAAATTCTTCGACTTTCCCAATGAACGGGGGCTGTACGGCTGTCACGACATCAATGTCACTTATGACCAGCGCAACCCCGCCCACCCTGTTCGCAATATCATGAAGCGCATGTTCGAAATCCGGGAGCAATATCCGGTGGCTAATGACGGTATCTACCTTCAGACCTTGTCTCAAGTTACCAAAGATGTCTATCTTCCCGGTTCATCGGACACGCCGACAGTGACCGGGCTGTGGTCAGTGCTGCGAAGCTACCCCCCAGGAGCCCAAAGGGAGACAGAATCCAAAGGCAACAGCAGCCTCTGGCTTGTGTATCATAATGACAACAAGACCGTGACCTACAGTGGTGACTGCAAAGACCAAAAGCGTGCGATATTGGCACCCTACCAGCCCCGGACCAAACTGAAGAATCTCTTTTACCCTTACGACGAACTCTCATTGCAGGACGGTCCTGGGGAGGCCGACGTCCAGGGCAACAGCGAAAACTACGGATGCGTTCATAATATGACCCTTCTTCCATGGGGATACCGTGCCTACGTGGAGGCGGACAGCTTCAATGAGCCCAGTCCAACCATCACCGACTTTCTCCCCGGCCACGACGCACGCTTGTTGGCCTCCGAGGACACGGGCGAAACCGTTGAAATCCAGCTTGGGTATTCAAAAGAGATGGACTGTAACAGCATTGAGCAATCCATCGCCCTAGGCTCTACTACGCAGACGGGCATCACACCAAGCCTTGATACCGCCAGCATTAACTGCACCAAGGTCACCCCACAGGCGGGCAGTCATGACCGCGCCGGGGGGGTTCCCACGGTCTGGATATGGTCCGCCAAGCTGAGAAACGTCCATCATGGTGTCCACCAGCTGACCGTTAAGAACGTTTCGACGACATCCGGGGTCCGAACCAATGCCGTCGACAAGTTTCTGTTCCGGATGGGGACCTTAACAAACCCACTGATCACCCCACTCGCCAACTATTCCTCTAGCCTTGTACATAAATCGGCCAACGGCAGTATCTACATCCAGCATGAGGCGGCCGGGGCTGACCAGTTCCGCTACTCGACAAACTTTGGGCGCACATGGTCGAACTGGACGGCGTGTACCGCTGGCAACACAACGGTTGAGGTTGCTCCTTGGACAGGCACAGACACTCAGAAGTGGAAGGGAACCCACGTCCGCGTCCAGTATTTCTCGCGGctcaccggcagcagcgacTATATCCAAGAGGGTGACTATGGTTGGGAGGACGGTGTACCGCGGAGGTTCCCTCACCTGTGGTGGAATGGCCCATACAACCAGTACGGGTACGATGCAGGATTGGATAACAGTATGAGGTACGACACCAAGGAGCGCCGCTGGAAGTACAATTTCTTGTCCGAGTGGCCATCCGTCGCCCAGATCAGTGTCTGGGGAGTCGGTCCGGGTGGAATACTAGACCCGACAGAGGTCTACGGCGATGTAGACAACTCGTCTGTTATTAAGAAGCTCCCTCCTTCCTATCTCTCGTCCAACTTGATCAATATCACCACGCCACCTCGGCCCCCCTACCTTGGCTGGGCCATCTCCCTGAATGACGCTAACCTTCGATACCAAATGACTCCCGTCGGGTCAGGATGGACCCAACTTGTCCTCTTCATATTCTTGTGGGTTCTCCCCATTCTGATGGGGCTTATCGGGGCATTTGTTTTTAAGAGAACGTTCTACCGCATCAAGTTGAACACAAATGGTATTAAGACCAAGGACGGTAAACGGCTGCCGCTCTGGAGCAAGGTCAAGGGATTTTTCGCAGGGTATGATGGCTCAGAAATGGCGATATCCAACCAGCACGCGCTGCCGGACAAGGATACCGCGGGCGTTCTCGAGCAACGACGTACAGTGTTGATTGCCACCATGGAATATAACATTGAGGATTGGAAAATCAAAGTCAAGATCGGCGGCCTGGGAGTCATGGCACAACTCATGTCTCAGCACCTTGGGCACCAGAACCTTGTCTGGGTAGTCCCTTGTGTTGGAGACATTGAGTATCCTAAAGATACCGCAGCAGAACCTATAGTGGTTACCATCCTTGAAAAGCCCTATCTAGTGAGCCTACAGTACCATATTATGGATAATATCACTTATGCCCTGCTCGACGCCCCCGTCTTCCGGCAGCAGACGAAGGCAGAGCCTTACCCAGCTCGGATGGACGATCTTGACAGCGCGATCTACTATTCGGCTTGGAACCAGTGTATTGCAGAAATAATCAAGCGATTTCCTTCGATCCATCTCTATCACATCAATGATTTCCATGGGTGCCTGGCTCCACTTTACCTGTTGCCGACGCGAACCATCCCAGTGTGCCTATCGCTGCACAATGCGGAATTCCAGGGTCGTTGGCCGTTACGGACACAacaggagaagcaggaggtCTGCTCAGTCTTCAACCTACCTGTGAAAACTGCGACCAATTACTGCCAGTTTGGAAACGTGTTTAATCTTCTGTATACAGGTGCAAGCTATCTTCGGTTTCATCAACGCGGTTTCGGCGCCGTAGGCGTGTCTGAAAAGTATGGGAAGCGCTCATGGGCTCGGTATCCGATCTTCTGGAGCCTTAGAAAAGTCGGCAGTCTTCCAAATCCAGATCCCTCCGACACTGGTGCTGTCGGCGATAACACAGACATGAATATCTCCCTTCCGCGTCGCGAGGAACGGATCAACGACAAGCTGCAGGCGCAGGGATGGGCTGGTCTAAAGGAAGACCCCAATTCCGACCTCCTAGTCTTTGTAGGCCGGTGGTCGAAGCAAAAAGGGGTCGATTTAATTGCGGATGTTATGCCGGAGATATTATCTGCCAGACCCCAGGCGCAGTTCATCTGCGTTGGGCCCATCATCGACCTTTACGGCAAGCTGGCTGCGAGCAAGTTCGAGCGGATCATGGCCATGTTTCCCGGGCGTGTCTTCTCCAAGCCAGAGTTCACCGTGTTGCCTCCATATGTATTTTCTGGCGCTGACTTCACTCTAATCCCGTCCCGGGATGAACCTTTTGGCCTGGTTGCGGTTGAGTTTGGCCGTAAGGGTGCGCTGGGCATTGGTTCTCGCATTGGAGGCCTTGGCCAAATGCCCGGTTGGTGGTATACTGTGGAATCCGACGCGACTCGCCATCTATTGTACCAGCTAGAGACCGCAATCAAATCCGCGTTGGACTCGGCTCAAGAGGCTCGCGAAGAGATGCGCATGGTTTCTGCCAGGCAGCGGTTCCCTGTCCTGGAATGGATCCGGAAACTGGAAGCCCTGCAAAGGTCAGCCATCGAGATCCAACACGCAAACAACAGAGGAGCACTTGCTGGGCCCATATCAGACGCAAATCAAGGTGGCCACTAG
- a CDS encoding uncharacterized protein (COG:P;~EggNog:ENOG410PJQZ;~InterPro:IPR006153,IPR038770;~PFAM:PF00999;~TransMembrane:9 (o6-26i33-51o71-91i103-126o235-257i278-301o359-379i391-409o437-459i);~go_component: GO:0016021 - integral component of membrane [Evidence IEA];~go_function: GO:0015299 - solute:proton antiporter activity [Evidence IEA];~go_process: GO:0006812 - cation transport [Evidence IEA];~go_process: GO:0055085 - transmembrane transport [Evidence IEA]), whose translation MPTLDVSELNVVISILGSFIILYALVSVKVKTQWYLGEASVVVGILLGPYAAKFLEATEWGSAVQGQQEAITLGLCRVVIGVQLVIVGFQLPAKYQLHRWKEMLLCLIPNMTLMWLCTSGCILLAIPNLNFLTALVIGSCVTCTDPILSQAIAKGPFADRYVARDLREIISSEAGANDGFGFPFLMLATYLLRYTQGDPDQDHVAAHAHVARSGDVGHMHGGLGKAMEMWIIETWVYYIVLGVVYGVTLGYTSMYLLRYTLRRKWIDGESYMLFPAALGLFLLGTCGCIGTNDLLACFFAGGALNWDGGYLAETEARHDEVNSCIDVLLNFGGFMYIGAIIPWDDFHQPDTTGITYPRLILLGVIVLLFRRIPSTFALYKFMPRVCKNWKEALFMGYFGPIGIGAVFYAEHTSHLFPPVGEGSSMEGRLMGALKPTIYWLVLFSIFVHGLSIPLLSIVYKLLNIPPEVDPLGPAEVRPLSFNQTLPPNSLLHSKRRSVLVYNRFSRTKFPSNLGWNLPHFRSNNSSRTTDHIPLVDEFQLQSVHERETGRG comes from the exons ATGCCCACTCTGGATGTCAGTGAGCTGAACGTAGTGATCTCAATTCTGG GCTCCTTCATTATTCTCTATGCGTTAGTCTCGGTGAAGGTGAAAACGCAGTGGTATCTTGGCGAAGCGT CTGTGGTCGTTGGTATCCTCCTGGGGCCATATGCAGCGAAATTCCTTGAGGCCACCGAATGGGGCTCCGCAGTCCAGGGCCAGCAGGAAGCGATCACCTTG GGACTGTGTCGCGTGGTGATCGGTGTTCAGTTAGTGATCGTGGGGTTCCAGCTCCCAGCCAAGTATCAGCTTCATCGCTGGAAGGAGATGCTGCTATGTCTGATCCCTAACATGACTCTTATGTGGCTTTGCACCTCCGGCTGTATTCTGCTGGCGATCCCTAATCTCAACTTC CTCACTGCGCTGGTGATAGGCTCCTGCGTTACCTGTACCGACCCTATCCTCTCCCAGGCCATTGCAAAAGGCCCCTTCGCCGACCGATACGTCGCCCGCGATCTCCGCGAAATAATATCCTCCGAGGCCGGTGCCAACGATGGGTTTGGATTCCCCTTCCTGATGCTAGCGACCTACCTGCTGCGGTATACACAGGGGGATCCGGATCAGGACCATGTGGCCGCCCATGCTCATGTCGCGCGCTCAGGAGATGTAGGACATATGCACGGCGGGCTTGGaaaggcgatggagatgtgGATTATCGAGACGTGGGTCTATTACATCGTCCTTGGCGTGGTGTATGGCGTCACCCTGGGCTATACTAGCATGTATCTGCTGCGGTACACACTCCGAAG GAAGTGGATAGATGGTGAAAGCTATATGCTGTTCCCGGCTGCGTTGGGA TTATTCCTCCTTGGAACCTGTGGTTGCATCGGAACGAACGATCTCCTCGCCTGTTTCTTTGCTGGCGGTGCCCTGAACTGGGACGGGGGCTATCTGGCGGAGACTGAAGCCCGTCATGACGAAGTCAATTCCTGTATCGACGTTCTCCTTAACTTCGGGGGATTTATGTATATTGGGGCTATTATTCCATGGGATGACTTTCACCAGCCAGACACTACAGGAATCACCTATCCCCGGCTAATCCTCCTTGGCGTCATCGTTCTCCTCTTCCGACGTATACCCAGCACGTTTGCCCTGTATAAGTTTATGCCCAGGGTCTGCAAGAACTGGAAGGAGGCCTTATTTATGGGCTACTTTGGACCTATCG GAATCGGCGCTGTCTTCTACGCCGAGCATACCTCTCACCTTTTCCCTCCTGTAGGCGAGGGCAGTTCCATGGAGGGCCGCTTAATGGGCGCTCTCAAACCAA CAATATACTGGCTCGTATTATTCTCTATCTTCGTCCACGGCCTTTCTATTCCCCTCCTGAGCATTGTGTACAAACTCCTCAATATCCCGCCGGAGGTCGACCCCCTCGGACCAGCTGAAGTCCGCCCCCTATCTTTCAACCAGACCCTCCCCCCGAATAGCTTATTACATTCTAAACGCCGCTCAGTCCTCGTTTACAACCGCTTCTCGCGGACAAAATTCCCCTCCAATCTCGGGTGGAATCTGCCACACTTCCgaagcaacaacagctcgCGCACAACGGATCATATTCCGCTGGTGGACgagttccagctccagagcGTCCATGAGAGAGAGACGGGCCGGGGCTAG
- a CDS encoding cation-translocating P-type ATPase (COG:P;~EggNog:ENOG410PFD7;~InterPro:IPR006068,IPR018303,IPR023298,IPR023299, IPR001757,IPR004014,IPR036412,IPR006414,IPR008250;~PFAM:PF00689,PF13246,PF00122,PF00690,PF00702;~TransMembrane:10 (i75-93o99-120i297-318o324-350i795-816o832-852i872-893o926-944i973-993o1005-1025i);~go_component: GO:0016021 - integral component of membrane [Evidence IEA];~go_function: GO:0000166 - nucleotide binding [Evidence IEA];~go_function: GO:0019829 - ATPase-coupled cation transmembrane transporter activity [Evidence IEA];~go_process: GO:0006812 - cation transport [Evidence IEA]): MPDEKPNIPPHGAGALLLSQPAHTQTHEAVIRALGTALDEGLNPEEASRRLQEYGPNKLDEGEGVSVIKIFVRQVANAMMLVLILAMAVSFGIKSWIEGGVICAVIVLNIVVGFFQEYAAEKTMESLHSLSSPTGTVSRGGRTFSVPSHEIVPGDMVELRTGDTVPTDIRLVEAVNFETDEALLTGESLPVQKECDSTFKEDTGPGDRLNIAYSSSTVTRGRARGVVVSTGMSTEIGSIALALRASDNKRRPVKRGPEGETKKRWYIQAWTLTGTDAVGRFLGVNIGTPLQRKLSKLACLLFGIAVLFAIVCMAANYFSSNNEVIMYAVATGISMIPACLVVVLTITMAVGTKRMVERNVIVRKLDSLEALGAVTDICSDKTGTLTQGKMVVKKAWIPSRGIYSIGTSSEPFNPTVGDITFTPVPPLEFDEENEGAAVQNIEDLILDNRQLEDFLNVASMANLSHVFKSEEGEWSARGEPTEIAIQVFASRFNWNRDRWTKGEGAVWHQRAEFPFDSTIKKMSVIFSKGTLGGKDDCTTVFTKGAVERVVESCTSVVWDQGSSTPVPMTDHHRGMIFENMEELAKLGLRVLALAHRPYTDKVQLLEGSDPERDDVETDLCFLGLIGLYDPPRPETADSIQACYKAGIVVHMVTGDHPGTAKAIAQQVGILPADFSAVAADVADAMVMTASQFDKLTDNQVDALPTLPLVIARCAPQTKVRMIDALHRRGRFAAMTGDGVNDSPSLKHADVGIAMGQAGSDVAKDASDIILTDDNFASILNAVEEGRRIFDNIQKFVLHLLSENIAQACTLLIGLAFKDADNQSVFPLSPVEILWIIMITSGMPDMGLGMEVAAPDIMDRPPQSKQGIFTWEVIVDILAYGVWTAALCLAAFSVRMWGFGDGNLARGCNKEWSDEIKDCELVFKARATTFVCLTWFALFLAWEMVNMRRSFFRMQPKSKKYFTQWIYDVWRNKFLFWSIMVGWITIFPILYIPVLNDVVFKHKPITWEWGIVAVEAVLFFMGVEAWKWAKRVFLRRRAHRNPTLASMRTEPERP, translated from the exons ATGCCAGACGAGAAGCCTAACATTCCTCCCCACGGGGCGGGTGCACTCCtactcagccagccagctcaCACACAGACTCATGAAGCTGTGATAAGGGCGCTCGGCACTGCGCTGGATGAGGGATTGAACCCTGAGGAAGCCAGTCGTCGTCTCCAGGAATATGGTCCCAATAAACTGgatgagggcgagggcgttTCGGTGATCAAGATATTCGTGCGCCAGGTGGCCAACGCAATGATGCTA GTACTGATTCTGGCCATGGCGGTCAGTTTCGGAATCAAGTCATGGATTGAAGGCGGAGTGATCTGTGCTGTGATTGTCCTTAacattgttgttggtttttTTCAAGAGTACGCCGCGGAAAAAACTATGGAGTCGCTGCATTCGTTATCATCACCAACAGGGACTGTCTCCAGAGGTGGCCGGACGTTCTCGGTGCCGTCGCATGAGATCGTACCGGGTGACATGGTAGAGCTGAGGACGGGAGATACTGTTCCGACAGATATTCG TCTGGTTGAGGCAGTCAACTTCGAAACCGATGAGGCTCTCCTGACCGGCGAGTCTCTTCCCGTCCAGAAGGAATGTGACTCAACCTTCAAAGAGGATACCGGCCCTGGTGACCGTCTTAATATCGCTTATAGCTCGAGCACGGTCACTCGTGGTCGAGCTCGAGGTGTGGTTGTTAGTACAGGCATGTCCACCGAAATTGGATCCATTGCCCTTGCATTACGGGCCAGTGATAACAAGCGACGGCCCGTCAAGCGTGGGCCCGAAGGTGAGACTAAGAAACGGTGGTATATCCAGGCCTGGACTCTTACTGGGACGGATGCTGTGGGCCGTTTTCTTGGTGTCAATATCGGCACGCCCTTGCAAAGGAAGCTGTCCAAACTGGCCTGTTTACTATTTGGAATTGCCGTTCTATTCGCTATTGTTTGCATGGCTGCAAATTacttcagcagcaacaatgaaGTTATCATGTACGCCGTTGCAACAGGCATCAGCATGATCCCGGCCTGTCTTGTCGTCGTCCTTACGATCACTATGGCAGTTGGCACCAAGCGCATGGTCGAGCGGAATGTGATTGTGCGAAAACTGGACTCCCTGGAAGCACTTGGTGCCGTTACCGACATTTGTTCTGATAAGACCGGTACATTGACTCAGGGCAAGATGGTTGTCAAAAAGGCGTGGATCCCATCCCGAGGCATATATTCCATCGGCACGTCCAGCGAGCCTTTCAATCCTACTGTTGGGGATATTACCTTCACCCCTGTGCCTCCTTTGGAATTTGACGAGGAGAACGAAGGTGCCGCTGTGCAGAATATCGAGGATCTGATTCTAGACAATCGTCAGCTCGAGGACTTTCTGAATGTCGCTTCTATGGCCAACCTTTCTCACGTCTTCAAGTCCGAAGAGGGCGAATGGAGCGCTCGGGGCGAACCTACTGAAATTGCCATCCAAGTCTTTGCGTCAAGATTCAATTGGAACCGAGACCGCTGGACCAAGGGTGAGGGTGCAGTGTGGCATCAAAGGGCCGAGTTTCCATTCGACTCGACAATAAAGAAAATGTCTGTGATCTTCAGCAAAGGGACCCTTGGGGGAAAAGACGACTGCACCACGGTGTTTACGAAGGGTGCGGTCGAGCGCGTCGTCGAATCGTGTACCTCTGTTGTTTGGGATCAAGGCTCATCTACCCCGGTGCCCATGACCGACCACCACCGTGGGATGATTTTTGAAAACATGGAGGAACTCGCCAAGCTAGGACTTCGGGTATTAGCCCTGGCTCATCGACCATATACTGACAAGGTCCAATTACTTGAAGGTTCCGACCCCGAACgtgatgatgttgagacGGATCTGTGCTTCCTGGGACTGATTGGGTTATACGACCCCCCACGGCCTGAAACAGCAGACTCAATCCAGGCCTGCTATaaggctgggattgttgtTCACATGGTCACTGGCGATCACCCTGGCACTGCAAAAGCGATTGCTCAGCAAGTTGGGATCCTGCCAGCTGATTTCAGCGCTGTCGCTGCGGATGTCGCGGATGCTATGGTGATGACTGCAAGCCAATTCGACAAACTCACGGATAACCAGGTAGATGCGCTTCCAACGCTGCCTTTGGTCATTGCACGCTGCGCCCCGCAAACGAAGGTACGAATGATTGATGCCCTCCATCGTCGTGGTCGCTTTGCGGCGATGACTGGGGATGGGGTGAATGACTCGCCTTCACTCAAGCACGCCGACGTGGGTATCGCTATGGGGCAGGCAGGGTCGGATGTGGCTAAAGATGCTTCTGATATTATTCTGACAGACGATAACTTTGCCTCTATCCTTAAtgctgttgaagaaggccgTCGTATCTTCGATAATATTCAGAAGTTTGTTCTTCATCTATTATCTGAAAATATTGCCCAGGCCTGTACCCTTCTGATTGGACTGGCGTTCAAAGACGCTGATAATCAATCTGTCTTCCCACTGTCACCAGTTGAAATTCTCTGGATTATTATGATCACGTCAGGTATGCCCGATATGGGCCTTGGAATGGAGGTTGCCGCCCCTGATATCATGGACCGCCCTCCCCAGAGCAAGCAGGGTATATTTACCTGGGAAGTGATTGTTGACATTCTAGCCTATGGGGTATGGACCGCGGCGCTCTGTCTGGCAGCGTTCTCTGTCCGTATGTGGGGATTCGGTGACGGCAATCTGGCCCGTGGCTGCAACAAGGAGTGGTCTGACGAGATCAAGGACTGTGAACTGGTCTTCAAAGCAAGAGCCACCACGTTCGTGTGCCTGACCTGGTTTGCCCTCTTCCTGGCTTGGGAAATGGTCAACATGCGCCGGTCGTTCTTCCGCATGCAGCCAAAGTCAAAGAAATACTTTACGCAGTGGATATATGATGTCTGGCGCAACAAGTTCCTTTTTTGGTCTATCATGGTCGGGTGGATTACAATATTCCCCATCCTTTATATCCCTGTGCTCAATGATGTTGTCTTCAAACACAAGCCCATCACCTGGGAATGGGGCATCGtggcggttgaggctgtCCTTTTCTTCATGGGTGTTGAGGCCTGGAAGTGGGCCAAGCGAGTTTTCCTCCGTCGCAGAGCTCACAGGAACCCAACGTTGGCTTCCATGAGAACCGAACCGGAGCGACCCTAA